CCCGCTCCCTGCTGCGGGGGTCGAGGGCGTCGCGGAGGCCGTCGCCGAAGAAGTTCATGGCGAAAAGCGTGAGGGCGAGCAGGCCCCCCGGAAACACCACCAGCCACCAGTAAACGCGCAGGGGATTGATGTTCGCCGCGCCCTCGGCCGCGAGCGAGCCCCACGACGCCATGGGCGCCTGCACGCCGAGGCCCAGGAACGAGAGGAACGCCTCGTTCAGCATCACCTGCGGCACGGTGAGCGTGGCGTAGACGATGACGGGGCCCAGGATGTTCGGGATGATGTGCAGGAGCATGATGCGCCGCCCGCTTGCGCCCATGGCGCGCGCACCGTCGATGAATTCCTGCCCCTTGACGTGGAGCACCTGCCCGCGCGTGATGCGCGCCAGCGTGAGCCACTGCACCAGGCCGAGGGCGAGGAAGAGATTGTAGATGTTCCGTCCCAGGTAGAGAACCAGTAGAATCACCATCA
The DNA window shown above is from Acidobacteriota bacterium and carries:
- a CDS encoding ABC transporter permease produces the protein MRRLLRNKASMVGGLLIVLMTLTCIAGPWLSAYAYDEQNLARQFESPSAEHWFGTDAKGRDLLVRCLHGGRVSLAVGVIATAVSLVVGVLYGTVSGYVGGKTDEFLMRVVDVLYALPYIVMVILLVLYLGRNIYNLFLALGLVQWLTLARITRGQVLHVKGQEFIDGARAMGASGRRIMLLHIIPNILGPVIVYATLTVPQVMLNEAFLSFLGLGVQAPMASWGSLAAEGAANINPLRVYWWLVVFPGGLLALTLFAMNFFGDGLRDALDPRSRERVF